One genomic window of Nicotiana sylvestris chromosome 10, ASM39365v2, whole genome shotgun sequence includes the following:
- the LOC138879931 gene encoding uncharacterized protein produces the protein MLWSLFFANARFTSIGVFATLNPKYLNVSKQVILEEVNTLGKINISAPLGNWEGQSTARPPLFNGQYYSWWKNRMRDHIIREDYEHWDIVTDGPLETTKKTSEGLEVPKTRADYTAEDLKKWEKNVKANKWLVCGLGLDEYSRIQSCNTTKEIWDTLQVAHEGTPQVKRSRGTLLYSQYENFTMKEGETIQEMYTRFTTLTNELKSLGRIIFKEDKVEKILTRVLPVAWESKITAIQKSKNTATLKLDELIGNLTAYELRRQTKKIDAPKKERSLALRISEGSDLEDDEIAMITRDFKKYLMRGKGSSRGTTFNKPRALEKQTNEGCFKCGKTNHMIKNYPQWEIEWKKERVERRNRKKEQVQPRRNKGTTKVMVDAWGETSDEDSEDEAEDEQALMAIGESDDEQEVQVKGRSQIWYMDSDYSKHMTGNKDQLGHASLNQLNKLVSKDFVIGLTNIKFKEDKVCEACASGKQSDYGTEYENAKFAEYCDENGVDHNFSAPRTPQQNGVVERKNRTLEDMARSMLLSSKLPHIFWAEAEYDDEAIGLVKELTESPAQVNVASKEGTGDGTGPSTQGNLTGGNNQGEIESNSLKEHVHEHVPQQQNKGETSSRNQLIVKSHKYQSSHPIENIITDPTSGVKTRSQLKNMCAFDAFLSLVEPKNVVEALQDVDWVNAMNKLDEDGIVTRNKTRLVVQGYSQEVGIDYHDTFAPVARLEAIRLHIAIAAHMEFTLHQIDAKSAFLNGYLKE, from the exons ATGCTTTGgtctttgttctttgctaatgcaagattcacgtcaattggagtctttgcaactttaaacccTAAGTACTTGAATGTTTCAA agcaggttatccttgaagaggttaacaccttaggaaagATCAACATAAGTGCACCACTTGgtaactgggaagggcaatccactgctaggcctccacttttcaatggtcagtactactcttggtggaagaATAGAATGAGGGATCATATCATAAGGGAGGACTATGAACattgggacatagtcactgatggtcctctagAAACAACAAAGAAGACTTCAGAAGGATTGGAGGTGCCAAAAACAAGAGCTGATTAcactgctgaagatttgaagaagtgGGAAAAGAATGTTAAGGCCAataaatggcttgtgtgtggacttggtctaGATGAGTATAGCAGGATCCAAAGCTGTAATACTACcaaggaaatctgggacactttgcaagtggctcatgaaggaacacctcaagtaaagaggtccagaggaacactgttgtattctcaatatgagaattttaccatgaaggaaggagaaaccatccaagaaaTGTACACTAGGTTCActacactgacaaatgaacttaagtctcttggaaggattatttttaaagaagacaaggttgagaaaatcttgacaagagtTCTGCCAGTtgcttgggaaagcaaaatcactgctattcagaaATCTAAAAATACtgctaccctcaagctggatgaactaattggaaaTCTTACTGCCTATGAATTGAGAAGGCAAACCAAGAAGATAGATGctcccaagaaggaaagaagtctggctctcagaatctctgaaggttcagatctggaggatgatgaaattgCTATGATCACTAGGGATTTCAAAAAGTAtctgatgagaggaaagggttcttcaagaggaaCAActttcaacaaaccaagggctcttgagaaacagaccaatgagggctgcttcaaatgtggtaagactaatcacatgatcaagaactatcCTCAATGGGAGattgaatggaagaaagaaagggttgaaagaaggaacaggaagaaggaacaggttcaaccaagAAGAAACAAAGGGACAACCAAGGTTATGGTTGATGCCTGGGGAGAAACttcagatgaggactcagaagatgaagctgaagaTGAGCAAGCTCTTATGGCtatcggagaatcagatgatgaacaagag gtccaagtgaaaggGAGGAGCCAAATATGGTATATGGATAGTGActactcaaaacatatgactggaaacaaggacca acttggtcatgccagtctaaatcagctaaacaaattagtctccaaggactttgTGATAGGGTTAAccaacatcaagttcaaggaagacaaagtttgtgaggcatgtgcaagtgggaagcag TCTGATTATGGAACTGAATATGAAAATGCAAAGTTTGCTGAATACTGTGATGAAAATGGTgtagatcataacttctctgcccctaggactcctcagcaaaatggagtagttgaaaggaaGAACAGGACCCTTGAGGACATGGCCAGGAgcatgcttctttctagtaaattaCCTCACatcttctgggcagaggct gaataTGATGATGAAGCCATTGGACTGGTAAAAGAATTGACTGAATCCCCAGCACAAGTCAACGTGGcatcaaaagaaggaacaggtgatggaacaggtccttccactcagggcaacctgacagggggaaatAATCAGGGAGAAATTGAATCAAATTCCTTAAAAGAACATGTTCATGAacatgttcctcagcaacagaacaaaGGAGAGACATCTAGTAGAAACCAGTTGATTGTGAAATcccacaagtatcaaagttctcatcccattgagaacatcattactgatccaacatctggagtcaaaactagatcacaactAAAGAatatgtgtgcttttgatgcttttctATCTCttgttgaacctaaaaatgttgttgaggctttgcaggatgtagattgggtgaatgcaat gaacaaacttgatgaagatggaatagttacaagaaacaagacaaggctagtggttcaaggctACAGCCAAGAGGTGGGCATTGACTATCATGatacttttgctccagttgcaagactagaggcaatcagactccacATAGCCATTGCAGCACATATGGAATTCACTCTCCATCAGATAGAtgccaaaagtgccttcctgaatggctacctaaaggAATAA